The Pseudomonas berkeleyensis genome includes a region encoding these proteins:
- a CDS encoding LysR family transcriptional regulator yields the protein METLSSIECFVRTAEAGSFAEAARRLGLTPAAVGKNVARLESNLGVRLFLRSTRRLTLTEAGERFLAEVSGGLASIQGAVANLASSQGQPAGTLKVSMGMAFGRDYILPHLSDFLTRYPAITPDWHFDNRAVDLIGEGFDAAIGGGFELPPGAIARQLAPAHRVLLAAPAYLAKHAPIARPEDLTQHDGILIRSPQTGRVRTWPLRTRDDQQATLELKQRMTMNDPDAACHAALQGLGITLVSTVHALPYLQRDSLQRVLPDWYVDTGSLSLYFSAQKLLPAKTRVFIDFIVERFREHRWVERFDARQRR from the coding sequence ATGGAAACCCTCAGCAGCATCGAGTGCTTCGTCCGCACCGCCGAGGCAGGCAGCTTCGCCGAAGCCGCGCGGCGCTTGGGCCTGACCCCGGCAGCCGTTGGCAAGAACGTCGCACGCCTGGAGTCCAACCTCGGCGTACGCCTGTTCCTGCGCAGTACGCGCCGGCTGACCTTGACCGAAGCCGGCGAACGCTTTCTGGCGGAAGTAAGCGGCGGCCTGGCGAGCATTCAGGGCGCGGTGGCGAACCTGGCGAGCAGCCAGGGGCAACCTGCGGGTACGTTGAAGGTGAGCATGGGTATGGCCTTCGGCCGCGACTACATCCTGCCGCACCTGAGCGATTTCCTCACACGCTACCCGGCGATCACCCCGGACTGGCACTTCGACAACCGTGCCGTAGACCTCATTGGTGAAGGCTTCGACGCGGCCATCGGCGGCGGCTTCGAATTGCCTCCCGGTGCGATTGCCCGGCAACTGGCGCCTGCCCACCGGGTGCTGCTGGCAGCTCCGGCCTATCTCGCCAAACACGCGCCCATCGCGCGACCGGAGGATCTGACGCAGCATGACGGCATTCTCATCCGCTCGCCGCAGACGGGTCGCGTGCGCACTTGGCCACTGCGTACGCGTGACGACCAACAAGCCACCCTCGAACTGAAGCAGCGCATGACCATGAACGATCCCGATGCGGCTTGCCATGCCGCTCTGCAAGGCCTTGGCATCACCCTGGTCAGCACCGTCCACGCGCTGCCCTATCTGCAACGCGACAGCCTGCAGCGGGTATTACCGGACTGGTACGTCGACACCGGCAGCCTGAGCCTGTACTTCAGCGCGCAGAAGCTGCTGCCGGCCAAGACCCGAGTATTCATCGACTTCATCGTCGAGCGATTTCGTGAACACCGCTGGGTGGAGCGTTTCGACGCTCGCCAACGCCGCTAG
- a CDS encoding 3-oxoacyl-ACP reductase family protein, whose amino-acid sequence MSTQKTLENKVAFIQGGSRGIGAAIAQRLAKEGAAVALTYVSSATGALDVVRAIEAGGGRAIAIQADSRDEQAIRAAIRHTQESFGRLDILVNNAGVLAVAPIDEFSIEDLDRTLDVNVRSVVIASQEAARLMGEGGRIITIGSTNAERMPFAGGSVYALSKAAVAGFTKGLARDLGPRDITVNNVQPGPVDTDMNPDQGDFAESLKQTMALPRYGKAEEIASFVAYLAGPEAAYITGANLTIDGGFSA is encoded by the coding sequence ATGAGCACTCAGAAAACCCTCGAAAACAAGGTCGCCTTCATTCAGGGTGGCTCCCGCGGCATCGGTGCCGCCATTGCCCAGCGCCTGGCAAAAGAAGGTGCTGCCGTTGCACTGACCTACGTTTCATCGGCTACAGGCGCCCTCGATGTGGTGCGTGCAATCGAAGCCGGCGGCGGCCGCGCTATCGCCATCCAGGCCGACAGCCGTGACGAGCAGGCTATTCGCGCTGCCATCCGCCACACGCAGGAGAGTTTCGGGCGCCTCGATATCCTGGTGAACAACGCCGGTGTGCTGGCGGTAGCGCCGATCGATGAATTCAGCATCGAGGATCTGGATCGCACCCTGGATGTCAACGTGCGCAGCGTGGTGATCGCCAGCCAGGAAGCAGCGCGGCTGATGGGTGAGGGCGGTCGCATCATCACCATCGGCAGCACCAACGCCGAGCGCATGCCGTTCGCCGGTGGTTCGGTCTATGCGCTGAGCAAGGCGGCGGTAGCTGGTTTCACCAAGGGCCTGGCGCGTGACCTGGGGCCGCGTGACATCACCGTCAACAATGTGCAACCGGGCCCGGTGGATACCGACATGAACCCGGATCAGGGGGATTTCGCCGAGTCGCTGAAGCAGACCATGGCCCTGCCGCGCTACGGCAAGGCCGAGGAAATCGCCAGTTTCGTCGCCTATCTGGCTGGCCCGGAGGCGGCGTATATCACCGGTGCCAACCTGACCATCGATGGTGGCTTCTCGGCCTGA
- the ampC gene encoding class C beta-lactamase, which translates to MRSSLRSLLVTLGLCLSSQAALAELNQAVDAAVKPMMQAYAIPGMAIAISHKGQSHVFGYGVASRESGKAVDRHTLFELGSISKLFTATLGAYAEARGTLNLSDNASQYLPALRGSAFDHISLLDLATYTAGGLPLQFPDAVSNEQQMLDYYRNWQAVYPPGTQRLYSNPSIGLFGHLAAASLAEPFQQLMEKDLLPQLGLQESYVQIPAEQMTRYAWGYRDDKPVRVNPGVLDAEAYGLKSSAADMLRFIDANLRPDKLPAPLHQAISSTHRGYYQIGDMTQALGWERYTYPISLEKLQAGNSAEMALQPQIVERFSVPKPAEGDLLLNKTGSTNGFGAYILLLPARDTGLVILANRNYPNAERVRLALQLLDAIEQ; encoded by the coding sequence ATGCGCTCATCCCTACGCTCCCTGCTCGTCACGCTCGGCCTATGCCTCAGCAGTCAGGCGGCCCTCGCCGAACTGAACCAGGCAGTCGATGCTGCCGTGAAACCGATGATGCAGGCCTACGCCATTCCCGGCATGGCCATTGCCATCAGCCACAAGGGACAGTCGCATGTCTTCGGGTACGGCGTCGCATCCCGCGAAAGCGGCAAGGCCGTGGATCGCCACACCCTGTTCGAGCTGGGTTCGATCAGCAAACTGTTCACCGCCACCCTTGGCGCCTACGCCGAAGCCCGCGGCACGCTGAATCTCAGCGACAACGCCAGCCAGTACCTGCCAGCCCTGCGCGGCAGCGCCTTCGATCACATCAGCCTGCTGGATCTGGCCACCTACACAGCCGGCGGCCTACCGCTACAGTTTCCGGACGCAGTCAGCAATGAGCAGCAGATGCTCGATTACTACCGCAACTGGCAGGCGGTCTACCCGCCAGGTACGCAGCGCCTGTACTCCAACCCCAGCATCGGCCTGTTCGGTCACCTGGCAGCTGCCAGCCTGGCCGAGCCGTTTCAACAGTTGATGGAGAAGGATCTGCTGCCACAACTGGGTCTGCAGGAAAGCTACGTGCAGATACCCGCCGAGCAGATGACGCGTTATGCCTGGGGTTATCGCGATGACAAACCTGTGCGGGTAAACCCCGGCGTACTGGACGCCGAAGCCTACGGCCTGAAATCCAGTGCCGCCGATATGCTGCGCTTCATCGACGCCAACCTGCGCCCGGACAAACTGCCCGCCCCCCTGCACCAGGCCATCAGCTCCACCCATCGCGGCTATTACCAGATCGGTGACATGACCCAGGCACTGGGCTGGGAGCGCTACACCTACCCCATCAGCCTGGAGAAACTGCAGGCCGGCAACTCAGCGGAAATGGCGCTGCAACCCCAGATAGTGGAGCGCTTCAGCGTGCCCAAACCAGCCGAAGGCGATCTGCTGCTGAACAAGACGGGTTCGACCAATGGTTTCGGCGCCTACATCCTGCTGCTACCGGCGCGCGATACCGGGCTGGTGATACTCGCTAACCGTAATTACCCCAACGCCGAGCGCGTGCGCCTGGCACTGCAACTGCTCGATGCCATCGAGCAGTAA
- a CDS encoding Lrp/AsnC family transcriptional regulator, whose amino-acid sequence MTDEIDQTLIAALMEDSRRSLKALAQISGLSSPSVAERLRRLEERGVLKGYTVEIDPRHFGYQLQAIVRVRPLPGKLHEVERLLQATPEFTECDKVTGEDCFVARLHVRSMEQLDEVLDRINGYAETNTAIVKKTSVPRRLPPMN is encoded by the coding sequence ATGACCGATGAAATCGACCAGACCCTGATCGCCGCACTGATGGAAGATTCGCGACGTTCGCTCAAAGCCCTGGCGCAGATCAGTGGCCTTTCCTCCCCCAGCGTGGCCGAGCGCTTGCGCCGCCTGGAGGAACGCGGCGTGCTCAAGGGCTATACGGTGGAGATCGATCCACGTCATTTTGGCTATCAGTTGCAGGCCATCGTTCGCGTGCGACCACTGCCCGGCAAGCTGCACGAGGTGGAGCGATTGCTTCAGGCCACGCCGGAGTTCACCGAGTGCGACAAGGTCACTGGCGAGGACTGCTTCGTCGCTCGCCTGCACGTACGCTCCATGGAACAGCTGGACGAAGTGCTCGACCGCATCAACGGCTACGCCGAAACCAATACCGCCATCGTCAAGAAGACCTCGGTTCCCCGCCGACTGCCCCCGATGAACTGA
- a CDS encoding DMT family transporter — protein sequence MDNNLKRGSLEMVAAMLISGTIGWFVLVSGQAVVDVVFWRCLIGGGMLLLVCAALGLLRAELLGRRVLLLAVLSGVAIVGNWLLLFASYAQASIAVSTVVYNVQPFILVGLAALFLGERITLHKLGWLALAFIGMLAIVSAHGQGAVAGGNYLLGIALALAAALLYAAAALIVKRLSGTPPHLIALIQLLTGVLMLAPLMGWQLPLGDVAWASLATLGIVHTGLMYMLLYGAIQKLPTALTGALSFIYPVAAILVDWLAFDHWLSALQWLGVAAILLAAAGMQQGWRLGIRARRPVRV from the coding sequence ATGGACAACAACCTCAAACGCGGCTCGCTGGAAATGGTCGCCGCCATGTTGATTTCCGGCACTATCGGCTGGTTCGTGCTGGTGTCCGGCCAGGCCGTGGTGGATGTAGTGTTCTGGCGCTGCCTGATCGGCGGCGGCATGCTGCTATTGGTCTGCGCCGCGTTGGGCCTGCTGCGCGCCGAGTTGCTGGGACGACGAGTATTACTGCTGGCCGTGCTCAGCGGCGTGGCCATCGTCGGCAACTGGCTGCTGTTGTTCGCCTCCTATGCGCAGGCCTCCATCGCCGTCAGTACCGTGGTGTACAACGTCCAGCCATTCATACTGGTGGGCTTGGCGGCGCTGTTTCTTGGCGAGCGGATCACCTTGCACAAGCTTGGTTGGCTGGCATTGGCCTTCATCGGCATGCTGGCGATCGTCAGTGCACATGGTCAGGGCGCGGTGGCCGGTGGCAACTACCTGTTGGGTATCGCCCTGGCGCTGGCTGCGGCGCTGCTCTATGCGGCTGCAGCACTGATCGTCAAACGTCTCAGCGGTACGCCGCCGCACCTGATTGCCTTGATCCAGTTGCTAACGGGTGTGCTGATGCTGGCGCCGTTGATGGGGTGGCAGTTACCCCTGGGTGATGTCGCCTGGGCCAGCCTGGCGACGCTGGGCATCGTGCACACGGGATTGATGTACATGCTGCTGTATGGCGCGATCCAGAAGTTGCCGACCGCGCTGACCGGTGCGCTGTCGTTCATCTACCCGGTCGCGGCGATCCTGGTCGACTGGCTGGCCTTCGATCATTGGTTGAGTGCACTGCAGTGGCTCGGTGTGGCGGCCATCCTGTTGGCGGCAGCGGGCATGCAGCAGGGCTGGCGACTGGGAATCAGGGCGAGACGCCCTGTCAGGGTCTGA
- a CDS encoding sigma-54-dependent Fis family transcriptional regulator, which produces MTDAARAPAHDAIIQESWSRCRDYGLTHQSTPRFDPPAPGDLSALLESRQALVQTTHQEVLPYYGTILSNSNCLIMLADDQGRLLQSWGDQRFIEPRQAAGFVAGASWLERYTGTNAIGTALSCGQAVHIQHDEHFLKANRFMTGSASPIFDEQRRMIAVLDVSSDSYLPQAHTLGMVKMMSQSVENRLILKLFADQYHLLSFNTSLDNLDSPWAGLVVFDERGHVVSANRRADNLLGQPLTYGAIEQLFDVPLQQLLNQPDGQPFNLRTSGHFRFHARVRRPARPVPIRARDFRPPATPRALEEPRLHALSLGDARMDKAIRQAERLLEKDIPILVQGETGAGKEVFVKALHRASSRAEQPFIAVNCAAIPAELVESELFGYEKGAFTGASQKGHVGLIRKAHKGTLFLDEIGDMPLRVQARLLRVLQERCVQPLGSSELHPVDVRLVSATNRPLRQDVDSGQFRADLYYRISGLNLELPPLRERSDKQALFQKLWEQHREPGQRAGISREVLELFQHHPWPGNLRQLSSVLRVALAMADDQPIRAEHLPDDFFLDLPTEVPLPAHLESDDLASQYQACGGNISYLARHLGLSRNTLYKRLREQGVRP; this is translated from the coding sequence ATGACCGACGCTGCCCGCGCCCCGGCGCACGACGCCATCATCCAGGAGTCCTGGTCGCGCTGCCGTGACTACGGCCTGACTCACCAGAGCACGCCACGCTTCGACCCACCGGCGCCCGGCGATCTTTCGGCCCTGCTGGAAAGCCGCCAGGCCCTGGTGCAGACCACTCACCAGGAAGTGCTGCCCTACTACGGCACCATCCTGTCCAACTCCAATTGCCTGATCATGCTCGCCGACGACCAGGGCCGACTGCTGCAATCCTGGGGCGACCAGCGCTTCATCGAACCACGCCAGGCCGCCGGATTCGTCGCCGGTGCCAGCTGGCTGGAGCGTTACACCGGCACCAACGCCATCGGCACCGCGCTCAGTTGCGGCCAGGCCGTGCATATCCAGCACGACGAGCACTTTCTCAAGGCCAACCGTTTCATGACCGGCTCGGCCTCGCCGATCTTCGACGAACAACGGCGCATGATCGCCGTGCTCGACGTGTCCAGCGACAGCTACCTGCCGCAGGCGCACACCCTCGGCATGGTCAAGATGATGAGCCAATCGGTGGAGAACCGCCTGATCCTCAAGCTGTTCGCCGACCAGTACCACCTGCTCAGCTTCAATACCAGCCTCGACAACCTCGACAGCCCCTGGGCCGGCCTGGTGGTGTTCGACGAGCGGGGCCACGTGGTGTCAGCCAACCGCCGCGCCGATAACCTGCTCGGCCAGCCCCTGACCTACGGCGCCATCGAGCAGCTGTTCGATGTGCCGCTGCAGCAGTTGCTCAACCAGCCGGACGGCCAGCCATTCAACCTGCGCACCAGCGGCCACTTTCGTTTTCACGCACGGGTACGGCGCCCTGCCCGGCCCGTGCCGATCCGGGCGCGCGATTTCCGCCCACCCGCCACGCCCAGAGCGCTCGAGGAGCCACGACTGCATGCGCTGAGCCTGGGCGATGCGCGCATGGACAAGGCCATCCGTCAGGCCGAACGCTTGCTGGAAAAGGACATCCCGATCCTGGTACAGGGCGAAACCGGCGCCGGCAAGGAGGTCTTCGTCAAGGCGCTGCATCGCGCCAGCTCACGCGCCGAGCAGCCCTTCATCGCGGTCAACTGCGCGGCCATTCCGGCAGAACTGGTGGAGTCGGAACTGTTCGGCTACGAGAAAGGCGCCTTCACCGGTGCCAGCCAGAAAGGCCATGTCGGGCTGATCCGCAAGGCGCACAAAGGCACGCTGTTTCTCGACGAGATCGGCGACATGCCGCTGCGCGTGCAGGCCCGACTGCTGCGCGTGCTGCAGGAGCGCTGCGTACAACCGCTGGGGAGCAGCGAACTGCACCCGGTGGATGTGCGGTTGGTGTCTGCCACCAACCGCCCACTGCGCCAGGACGTCGACAGTGGGCAGTTCCGCGCCGACCTGTATTACCGCATCAGCGGCCTGAACCTGGAACTGCCACCACTGCGTGAGCGCAGCGACAAGCAGGCGCTGTTCCAGAAACTCTGGGAGCAGCACCGTGAACCTGGCCAACGTGCGGGCATCAGCCGCGAAGTACTGGAGCTGTTCCAGCATCACCCCTGGCCAGGCAACCTGCGCCAGCTCAGCAGCGTGTTGCGCGTGGCACTGGCCATGGCCGACGACCAGCCCATCCGCGCCGAGCACCTGCCGGACGACTTCTTCCTCGACCTGCCAACGGAGGTACCCCTGCCAGCGCATCTCGAGTCCGATGACCTGGCCAGCCAGTACCAGGCTTGCGGCGGCAATATCTCCTACCTCGCCCGTCACCTCGGCCTAAGCCGCAATACCCTGTACAAGCGTTTGCGCGAACAAGGTGTCAGACCCTGA
- a CDS encoding ABC transporter ATP-binding protein, protein MSLKLEHVTRIVDGQVHIDDACLSFEPGSFNVLLGRTLAGKTSLMRLMAGLDRPNSGRVLMNGADVTGVPVRQRNVSMVYQQFINYPTLTVFENIASPLRQAGVAKEQIVEKVEATARMLRIEKLLSRYPLELSGGQQQRTAMARALVKDASLILFDEPLVNLDYKLREELRQEMRELFQARHTIAIYATTEPNEALALGGTTTILHEGRVVQSGKTAEVYHRPQQVLAAELFSEPAINLMPGRISGSEVSFADCVHFPLNPDLRGIAEGEYRFGVRPSHIGLVPSNDDDLELAVTVELAEISGSETFLHVRNEQFVLVLHLPGVHEYAVDTPILIYIPTHKLFVFAADGQLVQAPSRRQGRAA, encoded by the coding sequence ATGTCGCTCAAGCTCGAACACGTCACCCGTATCGTCGACGGCCAGGTGCATATCGACGACGCTTGCCTGAGTTTCGAACCCGGCTCCTTCAACGTTCTGCTCGGCCGTACCCTGGCCGGCAAGACCAGCCTGATGCGACTGATGGCCGGGTTGGATCGGCCCAATAGCGGCCGGGTGCTGATGAACGGCGCCGATGTCACCGGGGTGCCGGTGCGCCAGCGCAACGTGTCGATGGTCTATCAGCAGTTCATCAACTACCCGACCCTGACGGTATTCGAGAACATCGCCTCGCCACTGCGTCAGGCCGGTGTAGCCAAGGAGCAGATCGTCGAGAAGGTCGAGGCCACGGCGCGCATGCTACGCATCGAGAAACTGCTGTCGCGCTACCCACTGGAGCTGTCCGGCGGCCAGCAGCAGCGCACGGCCATGGCGCGGGCGCTGGTCAAGGATGCTTCGCTGATCCTGTTCGATGAGCCGCTGGTCAACCTCGACTACAAGCTGCGCGAGGAGCTGCGCCAGGAAATGCGCGAGCTGTTCCAGGCGCGCCATACCATCGCCATCTACGCCACCACCGAGCCCAACGAGGCGCTGGCACTGGGCGGCACCACCACCATCCTCCACGAAGGCCGGGTGGTGCAGAGCGGCAAAACTGCTGAGGTCTACCACCGCCCGCAACAGGTGCTGGCCGCCGAGCTGTTCTCGGAGCCTGCGATCAACCTGATGCCGGGGCGCATCAGCGGCTCCGAGGTGAGCTTCGCCGACTGTGTGCACTTTCCGCTCAACCCCGATCTGCGCGGCATCGCCGAGGGCGAGTATCGTTTTGGCGTGCGCCCCAGCCATATCGGCCTGGTGCCGTCCAATGACGATGATCTGGAGCTGGCGGTAACCGTCGAGTTGGCCGAGATCAGCGGCTCGGAAACCTTCCTGCATGTGCGCAACGAGCAGTTCGTGCTGGTGCTGCATTTGCCGGGCGTGCACGAGTATGCGGTGGATACGCCGATCCTGATCTACATCCCCACCCACAAGCTGTTCGTCTTCGCCGCCGATGGGCAGTTGGTGCAGGCGCCCAGCCGTCGTCAGGGGAGGGCTGCCTGA
- a CDS encoding ABC transporter ATP-binding protein, with protein MAEIRLHNLAHSYSGVPKAPEDYAIREMNHVWQQGGAYALLGPSGCGKSTLLNIISGLLSPSQGEVQFDGKAVNTLSPQERNIAQVFQFPVVYDTMTVFDNLAFPLRNQGMDEARVMSKVHEIAEVLELHPLLHKKARNLTADEKQKVSMGRGLVRDDVSAILFDEPLTVIDPHLKWKLRRKLKQIHEQFNITMVYVTHDQLEASTFADKIAVMYGGQIVQFGTPRELFERPGHTFVGYFIGSPGMNLIDVQCCEGGVRFAGTQLPLSDALNRRLAELDGKRLQVGIRPEFVHIWDGAYEDALCGQVLHVEDLGTYKILTFDLDGQVLKARLQEDQPVPREQVYLSFPAQWLMLYADDYLVEVAP; from the coding sequence ATGGCCGAGATTCGCTTGCACAACCTCGCGCACAGCTACAGCGGCGTGCCGAAGGCGCCGGAAGACTACGCGATCCGCGAGATGAACCACGTCTGGCAGCAGGGCGGCGCCTATGCGCTGCTGGGACCGTCTGGCTGCGGTAAGTCCACCTTGCTCAACATCATCTCCGGCCTGCTCAGCCCATCCCAGGGCGAGGTGCAGTTCGACGGCAAGGCGGTCAACACGCTGTCGCCGCAAGAGCGCAACATCGCCCAGGTTTTCCAGTTTCCGGTGGTCTACGACACCATGACGGTGTTCGACAACCTGGCCTTCCCGTTGCGCAACCAGGGCATGGATGAAGCACGGGTAATGAGCAAGGTGCACGAGATCGCCGAGGTGCTGGAGCTGCATCCGCTGCTGCACAAGAAAGCGCGCAACCTCACCGCCGACGAGAAGCAGAAAGTCTCCATGGGTCGTGGCCTGGTGCGTGACGACGTCTCGGCGATTCTCTTCGACGAACCGCTGACGGTGATCGACCCGCACCTGAAATGGAAGCTGCGGCGCAAGCTCAAGCAGATCCATGAGCAGTTCAACATCACCATGGTCTACGTCACCCACGACCAGTTGGAGGCCTCCACCTTCGCCGACAAGATCGCGGTGATGTATGGCGGCCAGATCGTCCAGTTCGGTACCCCGCGCGAGCTGTTCGAGCGCCCCGGACACACTTTCGTCGGCTATTTCATCGGCAGTCCCGGGATGAACCTGATCGACGTGCAGTGCTGCGAGGGCGGGGTGCGCTTCGCGGGCACCCAGCTACCACTCTCCGATGCGCTCAATCGGCGTCTCGCCGAACTGGACGGCAAGCGTCTGCAGGTGGGTATCCGCCCCGAGTTCGTGCACATCTGGGATGGCGCTTATGAAGACGCGCTGTGCGGCCAGGTGCTGCACGTCGAGGATCTCGGTACCTACAAGATCCTTACCTTCGACCTCGATGGCCAGGTGCTCAAGGCGCGTTTGCAGGAAGACCAGCCAGTGCCGCGCGAGCAGGTGTACCTGAGCTTTCCGGCGCAGTGGCTGATGCTCTATGCCGACGACTACCTGGTGGAGGTGGCGCCATGA
- a CDS encoding carbohydrate ABC transporter permease encodes MKVQNNKAWWLVLPVFLLVAFSAIVPMMTVVNYSVQDIFDPSTRYFVGVDWYRQVLQDPRLHDSLLRQFIFSACVLLIQIPLGIAIALCMPTRGRWASLCLILMAIPLLIPWNVVGTIWQIFGRADIGLMGWALNSLGISYNYAANTMDAWVTVLIMDVWHWTSLVALLCYSGLRAIPDVYYQAARIDRASSWAVFRHIQLPKLKSVLLIAVMLRFMDSFMIYTEPFVLTGGGPGNATTFLSQTLTQMAVGQFDLGPAAAFSLVYFLIILLVSWLFYTAMTHDDKTR; translated from the coding sequence ATGAAGGTGCAGAACAACAAGGCCTGGTGGCTGGTGCTGCCGGTATTCCTGCTGGTGGCGTTCAGCGCCATCGTGCCGATGATGACGGTGGTCAACTACTCGGTGCAGGATATCTTCGACCCGTCCACGCGCTACTTCGTCGGCGTCGACTGGTATCGCCAGGTGCTGCAGGATCCGCGCTTACATGACTCGCTGTTGCGCCAGTTCATCTTCTCCGCCTGCGTGTTGCTGATCCAGATTCCGCTGGGCATCGCCATCGCCCTGTGCATGCCGACGCGCGGGCGCTGGGCTTCGCTGTGCCTGATCCTGATGGCCATTCCGCTGCTGATCCCGTGGAACGTGGTCGGCACCATCTGGCAGATCTTCGGTCGCGCCGACATCGGCTTGATGGGGTGGGCGCTGAACAGCCTGGGCATCAGCTACAACTACGCGGCCAACACCATGGACGCCTGGGTGACGGTGCTGATCATGGACGTCTGGCACTGGACGTCGCTGGTGGCACTGCTGTGCTATTCGGGCCTGCGCGCCATTCCCGACGTCTATTACCAGGCGGCGCGCATTGACCGCGCGTCGAGCTGGGCGGTATTCCGCCATATCCAGTTGCCCAAGCTCAAGAGCGTGCTGCTGATTGCGGTGATGTTGCGCTTCATGGACAGCTTCATGATCTACACCGAGCCCTTCGTGCTAACCGGTGGCGGGCCGGGCAACGCCACCACCTTCCTCAGCCAGACCCTGACGCAGATGGCCGTCGGCCAGTTCGACCTGGGCCCGGCGGCGGCGTTCTCGCTGGTGTACTTCCTGATCATCCTGTTGGTGTCCTGGCTGTTCTACACCGCCATGACCCACGACGACAAAACCCGCTGA
- a CDS encoding carbohydrate ABC transporter permease: protein MTLRKRLVLLIYFLFLLVPIYWLLNMSFKSNTEILGGLSLWPQSFTLDNYRVIFTDRSWYEGYLNSLYYVSLNTLISLSVALPAAYAFSRYRFLGDKHLFFWLLTNRMAPPAVFLLPFFQLYSSIGLFDTHIAVALAHCLFNVPLAVWILEGFMSSVPKEIDETAYIDDYSFPKFFVKIFIPLIRSGIGVTAFFCFMFSWVELLLARTLTSVDAKPIAAVMTRTVSASGIDWGVLAAAGVLTIIPGMLVIWFVRNHVAKGFALGRV, encoded by the coding sequence ATGACGCTACGTAAACGCCTGGTACTGCTGATCTATTTCCTGTTCCTGCTGGTGCCGATCTACTGGCTGCTGAACATGTCGTTCAAGAGCAATACCGAGATACTAGGTGGGCTCAGCCTGTGGCCGCAGAGTTTCACCCTGGACAACTACCGGGTGATCTTCACCGACCGCAGCTGGTACGAGGGCTATCTCAACTCGCTGTACTACGTCAGCCTCAATACGCTGATCTCGCTCAGCGTGGCGCTGCCGGCGGCCTATGCCTTCTCGCGCTACCGATTTCTCGGCGACAAGCACCTGTTCTTCTGGCTGCTGACCAACCGCATGGCGCCTCCAGCGGTGTTCCTGCTTCCGTTCTTTCAGCTGTACTCGTCCATCGGCCTGTTCGATACCCATATCGCCGTGGCATTGGCGCACTGCCTGTTCAACGTGCCGCTGGCGGTGTGGATCCTCGAAGGCTTCATGTCCAGCGTGCCGAAGGAAATCGACGAGACGGCCTATATCGACGACTACAGCTTCCCGAAATTCTTCGTGAAGATCTTCATCCCGTTGATTCGCTCCGGTATCGGCGTCACCGCCTTCTTCTGCTTCATGTTCTCCTGGGTTGAGTTGCTGCTGGCGCGCACCCTGACCTCGGTGGACGCCAAACCCATCGCGGCGGTGATGACCCGTACCGTGTCCGCCTCGGGTATCGATTGGGGTGTGCTAGCCGCTGCCGGGGTGCTGACCATCATCCCCGGGATGCTGGTGATCTGGTTCGTTCGCAACCACGTGGCCAAGGGCTTCGCCCTCGGTCGCGTGTAA
- a CDS encoding DUF2160 domain-containing protein, translating to MSWMAWTLPTALFFGCIAVLLAGMTLIELRWPCVERKGFLPITTTRGDRLFIGLLGSAYLHLLVIGVTDWSVWIASLLSLLWLCAVMRWG from the coding sequence ATGAGCTGGATGGCCTGGACTCTGCCGACCGCGCTGTTCTTCGGCTGCATCGCCGTGCTGCTAGCCGGTATGACCTTGATCGAGCTGCGCTGGCCGTGCGTCGAGCGCAAGGGTTTTCTGCCGATCACCACCACCCGTGGTGATCGGTTGTTCATCGGTCTGCTCGGCAGCGCCTACCTGCATCTGCTGGTAATCGGCGTGACCGACTGGAGCGTGTGGATAGCGTCGCTGCTATCACTGTTGTGGTTGTGCGCAGTCATGCGCTGGGGCTGA